The following are from one region of the Gossypium hirsutum isolate 1008001.06 chromosome D03, Gossypium_hirsutum_v2.1, whole genome shotgun sequence genome:
- the LOC107949595 gene encoding rop guanine nucleotide exchange factor 12 isoform X2, whose amino-acid sequence MVRAVEQEQESKKLTSTILDFKGSNDNKDEGDNGLNSNVSIEEMVAAFQAREKQLLNEMDQMKEKFAKLLLGEDMSGGGTGVSSALALSNAITNLAASVFGEQSRLEPMSTERKARWRKEMAWLLSVTDHIVELVPSHQKNKDGSDMEIMVTKQRNDLLMNIPALRTLDRMLIDGLDTFKDQTEFYYLSKDASDSEKGNNKREDDKWWLPTVKVPPDGLSEAARKNLQVQKECVTQVLKAAMAINAQHLSEMEIPESYIESLPKNGRASLGDSIYKSITDEFFDPDQFLSSMDLSSEHKILDLKNRIEASIVIWKRKMHQKDSKSWGSGVSMEKRELFEERVEIILHLIKHRFPGLPQSSLDISKIEYNKDVGQAVLESYSRILESLAHTVMSRIEDVIRADLLTQDPPESNPTKDDSQPNSVHAGDDSESTNAQTLSDLLTWTTDQNDNEDQTEPQLETPKENNDQKHLTKLNMLITKKISYLESLGGLRSPTSRH is encoded by the exons ATGGTTCGAGCTGTTGAACAAGAACAAGAAAGTAAAAAGTTAACGTCAACGATACTCGATTTCAAGGGTTCTAATGATAACAAAGACGAAGGTGACAATGGCTTGAATTCAAATGTGTCCATTGAAGAAATGGTCGCTGCCTTCCAAGCCAGAGAAAAGCAATTATTAAATG AGATGGACCAAATGAAGGAAAAGTTTGCTAAATTACTATTGGGTGAGGACATGTCTGGTGGAGGGACTGGAGTTTCATCAGCTTTAGCACTCTCAAATGCCATTACAAACCTAGCTG CATCTGTTTTTGGTGAACAATCTCGCTTAGAGCCAATGTCAACTGAAAGGAAAGCAAGGTGGAGAAAAGAAATGGCCTGGCTATTGTCTGTAACTGATCACATTGTTGAACTTGTTCCTTCTCACCAAAAAAACAAGGATGGTTCTGACATGGAG ATAATGGTCACTAAGCAACGAAATGATCTTCTTATGAACATTCCAGCCCTGAGGACACTTGATAGAATGCTTATC GATGGTTTGGATACCTTCAAAGACCAAACCGAATTCTACTATTTGTCAAAAGATGCCTCAGACTCAGAAAAGGGAAATAACAAGAGAGAAGATGATAAATGGTGGCTGCCTACTGTTAAAGTTCCCCCGGATGGTCTATCAGAAGCTGCAAGGAAAAACCTTCAGGTTCAAAAGGAATGTGTCACTCAAGTTCTTAAAGCAGCAATGGCAATTAATGCTCAACATCTATCTGAGATGGAGATCCCTGAAAGCTACATTGAATCCCTCCCTAAG AACGGGAGAGCTAGTCTTGGAGATTCAATCTATAAGAGTATCACAGACGAATTCTTTGATCCAGATCAATTTCTTTCTAGTATGGACCTATCATCAGAGCACAAGATTTTAGACCTCAAGAATAGAATTGAGGCATCTAtagtgatttggaagaggaaaatGCACCAAAAGGATTCGAAATCATGGGGCTCTGGTGTTAGTATGGAGAAAAGAGAACTGTTTGAGGAAAGAGTTGAGATCATTTTACACCTTATCAAACATAGGTTCCCAGGACTTCCTCAATCTTCACTAGACATCAGCAAAATTGAGTACAATAAG GATGTAGGGCAGGCTGTCCTAGAGAGCTATTCAAGAATACTGGAGAGTTTGGCACACACGGTTATGTCCAGAATCGAAGATGTCATCCGTGCTGATTTACTTACACAAGATCCACCAGAATCCAACCCCACAAAAGATGATAGCCAGCCTAACTCGGTGCATGCAGGAGATGATTCGGAGAGTACCAATGCGCAGACCCTCTCGGATTTACTTACATGGACTACAGACCAAAATGACAATGAAGACCAAACAGAGCCACAACTAGAGACACCCAAAGAGAATAATGATCAAAAGCACTTGACAAAACTTAATATGTTAATTACCAAGAAGATTTCTTATCTTGAGAGCTTGGGTGGATTAAGAAGTCCAACATCACGCCATTAA
- the LOC107949595 gene encoding rop guanine nucleotide exchange factor 12 isoform X1, with the protein MVRAVEQEQESKKLTSTILDFKGSNDNKDEGDNGLNSNVSIEEMVAAFQAREKQLLNEMDQMKEKFAKLLLGEDMSGGGTGVSSALALSNAITNLAVVPASVFGEQSRLEPMSTERKARWRKEMAWLLSVTDHIVELVPSHQKNKDGSDMEIMVTKQRNDLLMNIPALRTLDRMLIDGLDTFKDQTEFYYLSKDASDSEKGNNKREDDKWWLPTVKVPPDGLSEAARKNLQVQKECVTQVLKAAMAINAQHLSEMEIPESYIESLPKNGRASLGDSIYKSITDEFFDPDQFLSSMDLSSEHKILDLKNRIEASIVIWKRKMHQKDSKSWGSGVSMEKRELFEERVEIILHLIKHRFPGLPQSSLDISKIEYNKDVGQAVLESYSRILESLAHTVMSRIEDVIRADLLTQDPPESNPTKDDSQPNSVHAGDDSESTNAQTLSDLLTWTTDQNDNEDQTEPQLETPKENNDQKHLTKLNMLITKKISYLESLGGLRSPTSRH; encoded by the exons ATGGTTCGAGCTGTTGAACAAGAACAAGAAAGTAAAAAGTTAACGTCAACGATACTCGATTTCAAGGGTTCTAATGATAACAAAGACGAAGGTGACAATGGCTTGAATTCAAATGTGTCCATTGAAGAAATGGTCGCTGCCTTCCAAGCCAGAGAAAAGCAATTATTAAATG AGATGGACCAAATGAAGGAAAAGTTTGCTAAATTACTATTGGGTGAGGACATGTCTGGTGGAGGGACTGGAGTTTCATCAGCTTTAGCACTCTCAAATGCCATTACAAACCTAGCTG TGGTTCCAGCATCTGTTTTTGGTGAACAATCTCGCTTAGAGCCAATGTCAACTGAAAGGAAAGCAAGGTGGAGAAAAGAAATGGCCTGGCTATTGTCTGTAACTGATCACATTGTTGAACTTGTTCCTTCTCACCAAAAAAACAAGGATGGTTCTGACATGGAG ATAATGGTCACTAAGCAACGAAATGATCTTCTTATGAACATTCCAGCCCTGAGGACACTTGATAGAATGCTTATC GATGGTTTGGATACCTTCAAAGACCAAACCGAATTCTACTATTTGTCAAAAGATGCCTCAGACTCAGAAAAGGGAAATAACAAGAGAGAAGATGATAAATGGTGGCTGCCTACTGTTAAAGTTCCCCCGGATGGTCTATCAGAAGCTGCAAGGAAAAACCTTCAGGTTCAAAAGGAATGTGTCACTCAAGTTCTTAAAGCAGCAATGGCAATTAATGCTCAACATCTATCTGAGATGGAGATCCCTGAAAGCTACATTGAATCCCTCCCTAAG AACGGGAGAGCTAGTCTTGGAGATTCAATCTATAAGAGTATCACAGACGAATTCTTTGATCCAGATCAATTTCTTTCTAGTATGGACCTATCATCAGAGCACAAGATTTTAGACCTCAAGAATAGAATTGAGGCATCTAtagtgatttggaagaggaaaatGCACCAAAAGGATTCGAAATCATGGGGCTCTGGTGTTAGTATGGAGAAAAGAGAACTGTTTGAGGAAAGAGTTGAGATCATTTTACACCTTATCAAACATAGGTTCCCAGGACTTCCTCAATCTTCACTAGACATCAGCAAAATTGAGTACAATAAG GATGTAGGGCAGGCTGTCCTAGAGAGCTATTCAAGAATACTGGAGAGTTTGGCACACACGGTTATGTCCAGAATCGAAGATGTCATCCGTGCTGATTTACTTACACAAGATCCACCAGAATCCAACCCCACAAAAGATGATAGCCAGCCTAACTCGGTGCATGCAGGAGATGATTCGGAGAGTACCAATGCGCAGACCCTCTCGGATTTACTTACATGGACTACAGACCAAAATGACAATGAAGACCAAACAGAGCCACAACTAGAGACACCCAAAGAGAATAATGATCAAAAGCACTTGACAAAACTTAATATGTTAATTACCAAGAAGATTTCTTATCTTGAGAGCTTGGGTGGATTAAGAAGTCCAACATCACGCCATTAA